The following proteins come from a genomic window of Megalobrama amblycephala isolate DHTTF-2021 linkage group LG1, ASM1881202v1, whole genome shotgun sequence:
- the LOC125244982 gene encoding gastrula zinc finger protein XlCGF7.1-like: MRIHTGEKPFTCDQCGKSFTQKGGLKEHMKVHTGEKPHTCDQCDKSFLGSSNLKRHLRVHTKEKPHSCSVCGKSFSLLSYLNEHEKTHTGVGEYMCFECEKTFTTANGLKVHQRIHTGEKPYKCSHCDKRFSDSSSLKRHEMIHTGEKPYKCSQCDKRFRRSGHLKIHERIHSRENLHKCDQCGKSFSFKSHLKIHMKIHAVEKPQHHSLK; encoded by the coding sequence atgaggatccacacaggagagaagccattcacatgtgatcagtgtggaaagagtttcacacaaaaaggaGGTCTTAAGGAACACATgaaagttcacactggagagaagccacacacatgtgatcaatgtgacaAATCATTTCTAGGGTCATCAAACCTGAAGAGACACCTGAgagttcatacaaaggagaagccacattcatgttctgtgtgtggaaagagtttttcactgctgtcatatttaaatgaacatgagaaaacacacactggtgtgggagagtacatgtgctttgagtgtgagaagacttttactacaGCAAACGGTTTAAAAGTGCACcagagaattcatactggagaaaaaccttacaagtgttcacactgtgacaagagattcagtgattcatcatctctgaaaagacatgagatgatccacactggagagaaaccttacaagtgttcacagtgtgacaagagattcagacGGTCAGGACATCTGAAAatacatgagaggatccacagcagagagaatCTGCACAAGTGTGaccagtgtggaaagagtttctcttttaaaagtcacctgaagatacacatgaagatccatgcagtggagaaaccacagcaccacagtctgaaatga